Proteins from a single region of Macadamia integrifolia cultivar HAES 741 unplaced genomic scaffold, SCU_Mint_v3 scaffold3056, whole genome shotgun sequence:
- the LOC122067681 gene encoding putative F-box protein At4g05475, whose amino-acid sequence MESVDQIRSEEMRNWLDLPQDVMLLIFMKLGPVEVLVRAQSVCSSWRKLSKEPQLWRLIDFRDHWDLAPYEVDFEEVVRHAVDRSCGQLIEFSIEHVCTDEFLKYITDR is encoded by the coding sequence ATGGAGTCTGTAGATCAAATTAGATCCGAAGAGATGAGGAACTGGCTTGATTTGCCTCAGGATGTTATGCTTCTGATATTTATGAAGTTGGGTCCCGTTGAAGTCCTCGTCAGAGCTCAAAGCGTGTGTTCTTCGTGGAGAAAGCTCTCCAAAGAGCCTCAACTCTGGCGATTAATAGATTTTAGAGATCATTGGGATTTAGCGCCATATGAAGTTGATTTTGAGGAAGTGGTGAGGCATGCCGTGGACAGGAGTTGTGGGCAGTTGATTGAGTTCTCTATCGAACATGTTTGCACTGATGAGTTTTTGAAGTATATCACTGATAGGTAA